The Triticum urartu cultivar G1812 chromosome 5, Tu2.1, whole genome shotgun sequence genome contains the following window.
AAGCATTATTAAGCAGCAACGATACCCCTGGTTCACTGTAATTGCCAGATCGTCTAGGTTGCACTACTACCGTGAGTCGAGAGTTTGAGAAACAAGAGAAGAAGAGACCGAGGGCATGCCGTGCAAAAAGGCAAGGCTGCGGCGGCGACGAATCCATGTACGGATGGAGTCGTCGAGTGCCGAGCCTTGTGAAACATCTGTGGTGAAGGTCGATTATGATGATGAGGCTGAGCCTGTCATGTCTGAAGAAGCAGCAGCTCCGTCTGAATATGATCAAGCCGCCGAGGAAGCGGCCGAGGAGGAGACGATGGCGATGATGATGGGATTGGGGGAGCTGGCCGACGAGGCGGCTGAGGAGGCGGCCAGAATCGGGGAGAAGAAGAACAGGAGAGACAATCTGTCGATGGACGAAATGATGGCGAGGACGAGAGAGATGCTAGGGGAAGTACCCGAGGAAGCCAACACTGATCATAATGCCTACTGTGCCCGTGTTCACCGCCAAAATTGGGACTGGCTCTTCGCCCAACAGTACGGCCCCTTCGATCAGACCAGTAAGCGTGCTCCTCTGATCCAGTCCTTGCTGTTTTGCAGCCTCCTGTTACTAGCATATATACCACTACTCCGTCCCATGATGTAAGAGCATTTTTGATACTACACTGGTataaaaaacgctcttatattacgGAGCGGAGGGAGTAGCATAGAATGAACACATGCTCTATTAGAATATCATCACTGACTGCACTCTATATTTGCAATGCAGCGTCAATCCCCGCCTCGTGCTTCACCGACCTTCGCCGCCCTAATAACCGCTACGCCCACAAGCAGGAGATGCTCCAGATCTTCTGGATCAAAGTCGGGAAGATAAAGAAGCCCCTGAAGTGGCCATTACAGGTGTTTGGTTCGATCGCTGTGCGCGATGCAGTGGATCGCAATCGCATCATGGTCTTCCACCGTGAGAGGGATAACTGCCAAACCCTTACCAAGAAGGTTTATACTACTATATTATGAATCTTTGCTACTCCATTCGTAGATTATGTTGATTCATTGGTCTCTTCTTAACTTTCGGCTAAGTTTAACATGATGATAGGACTATGTATAGGATTTAGAACAGAATTTAATATACGCAACAAATTCCAAACTATCACTGAGGAGCTTCAGATACTCCGTGCATGGATACTAGATAGTTATTATGATACATAATAGCGTACAAGTCTGGTTAGTCTAGAGGTTCATGACATGTATCTGTTATGGTTTCGCTTCCGTTATGCTACCCAATGTTACCTCTTCTTTGGCATCATGTAACTATTAATTTAGACTGCCTCCATCAATCTTAATGCATGTGATGATTTGAACAAACTTGATCGCCCAACACAAATGATCGGCTCATGCCTCCTAGCTAAGTTTGCTCATCATAAATTATTTCCGCCGTATTGGTGAGTTTGATACACTGAATGATATGCATATGCAGGATCGACTTCTTACGCTAACGGGACCTACCCGAGGAATTGTAATGAATGTACATCCTACCTATGTTGAAGTTGATCTGAAGGCGAAGGGCGCTACTGAATCTGAGGATAAAGATTTAAGCTATTTAGCAGTTGCGTCTCTTCCTTGGGGCCCGTCTTATCGTGCTGAGGCTAGCAAGCTCAGCACATTAGAGTTGACATACGTTCGACTGTGTGACTGTGTGGAAGCCGCAATCGGTGTGAAAGTCAAAAAGCCTGGGTTATGGCCTGGCTGCAGGGGTTTATTCACTGCCAGTACAGCTAGTTTCGAAAACATGGAAATACGGTTGCTTGCTTTTGAAGGCGATAGATTGCCGGTCGATGGTAGTGGCAGGATTGAGCTTTCACGCCATGTGATCAGCGTCGAGCTTCCGCAGCCTGAAGGAAAGCTTGTGTTTTCGGTGAAGGCACTGCGTGGTAGTGATGAGAAAGATGTGAGGAGAGTTCGTAAAACTTTTACTCCCAAAAAGTTTGGTAAAACCAAGGAGAATATTAAGATTGGCTCCTGTGAGATGGAGGTAACTGTCACATGGTCCCTTCTTCCGAGTTGTAAGTATGATTATGACAGTGCATTTGTAAGGTATTATTAAGGTTGACTTCCGTGAGATGAAAGTTTTGACTGTGATGTGATTTCCTATCTAGACATCAAGTATGACTGACTGATTGAAAGCCTTAGCTCTGGCATAGtgtctttttcaaaaaaaaaaatgtAGTATCTTTCATTTGTCAAGTGCAACCGTGGGAGACTTGTATGAGATCTCACATTTAGGTGAGATCATGGGATCAACCTCAAAAATACTTATTTAGACATTTTATAGAAAATTAAAATTATTTGACAACATTCATGCGAggtatcactagtagaaaaagggtcattTGTCCCGGATCGTAAGGGCCTTCTGTCCCGGTtttggaaccgggactaaaagaTCGTTATTAATGCCTTtggcctttagtcccgattcTTACACGAActgggacagatgggcctccacgtggccgctgcggcCAGCCCAGGCAGGGAGccctttggtcccagttggtggcaccaatcgagaccaataggcatccacgcgccagctggggctagggtttttatttattttttctgaagggggggggggggtttgggggttttgtatggttaattaaggtgtttcatatattgtgttaggtagctaattaattaatagagaaaagtgtcctctcttatcccCGTgtttggtcgacgctacgtactatacgtatagagagcactcgacacgctagctagtaagcaaaaatGAAGGAaccagaagatcgtcatgaacatatgcatatagagagaagtgatatcaacctctccttctccgaaagattggtcgaacaacaagttttcgtatatctatccgacgctactggctacatatatacaatataagatctcttacaatataatcccctaattatatatgaacacatggtccacatagtattctccgtctttatcgatcacgtggtcaagaaaagAATGCcaccaattcctcttgaattcctcgcatgcgatctagtgctaggagttcatcccgcatccgaaacatctaatttaaagaagggggtcaatacatatatatgaatgaatgaaactcaacagaaAAGATGGTAATAAAGTAAAATtctgaatattattgcttacgcacttcatattgttttttagtgtggccccgctcacaggtcgtgtggcggatggactcgaaAACGTAGTATCCACATTAATTATTCCCGTCTttctgccacaaccactttacaagaaatagaggtcaatcaaactgataagcaagcatgctaAATGCTATTGATGAAACTAGTACTtaaatcactaggagatgcgcgaaacatgctagtagtacttactttcgggtgtttAAATTCTAGCTTCTTCGACAGTCCCGGAGCTTTTGAGGTGATTTTTTTCCAAACCCTgtcagacaaagaaaacaattacttgatatcaggaagtGAACAAAGTTgtcgatatggtgcgataatgatcgatttaacttctcgagaatttcagtcatgtccgcatactccttgggttcttttcgtctcgagtctaagacggttacta
Protein-coding sequences here:
- the LOC125508592 gene encoding uncharacterized protein LOC125508592 → MPCKKARLRRRRIHVRMESSSAEPCETSVVKVDYDDEAEPVMSEEAAAPSEYDQAAEEAAEEETMAMMMGLGELADEAAEEAARIGEKKNRRDNLSMDEMMARTREMLGEVPEEANTDHNAYCARVHRQNWDWLFAQQYGPFDQTTSIPASCFTDLRRPNNRYAHKQEMLQIFWIKVGKIKKPLKWPLQVFGSIAVRDAVDRNRIMVFHRERDNCQTLTKKDRLLTLTGPTRGIVMNVHPTYVEVDLKAKGATESEDKDLSYLAVASLPWGPSYRAEASKLSTLELTYVRLCDCVEAAIGVKVKKPGLWPGCRGLFTASTASFENMEIRLLAFEGDRLPVDGSGRIELSRHVISVELPQPEGKLVFSVKALRGSDEKDVRRVRKTFTPKKFGKTKENIKIGSCEMEVTVTWSLLPSCKYDYDSAFVRYY